A single Asterias rubens chromosome 13, eAstRub1.3, whole genome shotgun sequence DNA region contains:
- the LOC117298913 gene encoding tctex1 domain-containing protein 2-like isoform X1: MADVVEKGVSEDKPVEPVPENTYTIRPNFMHKYRPATAKEAIHVVLNEMLAEKQYDAEETTAWCKEISSEIKEKLKALGLDRYKYIVQVVIGEQRGEGVKMGCRCFWDSDTDNYAQDIFMNDSLFCVAAAFGVFHY; the protein is encoded by the exons ATGGCAGATGTAGTGGAGAAGGGTGTCTCAGAGGACAAGCCTGTGGAGCCTGTGCCCGAAAACACCTACACAATTAGGCcgaattttatgcataa ataTCGCCCAGCAACTGCCAAGGAGGCAATTCATGTGGTATTGAATGAAATGTTGGCAGAGAAGCAGTATGATGCTGAAGAGACGACCGCTTGGTGTAAAGAAATCAGCTCCGAGATCAAAGAGAAACTTAAAG CTCTTGGACTTGATAGATATAAGTACATCGTTCAGGTGGTGATAGGGGAGCAGAGAGGTGAAGGAGTCAA GATGGGATGCAGATGTTTCTGGGATTCCGACACGGACAACTATGCTCAAGATATCTTTATGAAT GATTCATTATTTTGTGTAGCTGCAGCTTTTGGGGTATTCCACTACTAA
- the LOC117298913 gene encoding tctex1 domain-containing protein 2-like isoform X2: MSGDETMEYRPATAKEAIHVVLNEMLAEKQYDAEETTAWCKEISSEIKEKLKALGLDRYKYIVQVVIGEQRGEGVKMGCRCFWDSDTDNYAQDIFMNDSLFCVAAAFGVFHY, translated from the exons ATGAGTGGCGATGAAACTATGGA ataTCGCCCAGCAACTGCCAAGGAGGCAATTCATGTGGTATTGAATGAAATGTTGGCAGAGAAGCAGTATGATGCTGAAGAGACGACCGCTTGGTGTAAAGAAATCAGCTCCGAGATCAAAGAGAAACTTAAAG CTCTTGGACTTGATAGATATAAGTACATCGTTCAGGTGGTGATAGGGGAGCAGAGAGGTGAAGGAGTCAA GATGGGATGCAGATGTTTCTGGGATTCCGACACGGACAACTATGCTCAAGATATCTTTATGAAT GATTCATTATTTTGTGTAGCTGCAGCTTTTGGGGTATTCCACTACTAA
- the LOC117298258 gene encoding solute carrier family 22 member 15-like encodes MGIEFDDALELVGGLGYIQKIHLLALLVNQLFHAPFIMTLAFVGREPTFVCKDRPSLNPCQLNPPCREFVYAKDFTSIVSEWDLVCEKKRDSGNTQSLVMFGFLAGVLVLGRTSDKYGRLKTFFWGSLAMVVAQLGSGFSTNLYQYALSRFLVGFFYGGGGLAGHILFVEALLPKTRALISTVFHCAFAVGIAVFGLMAYSAPDWRDLTFLTCVPMIFLLIIPCIVPESARWLAMNGQIDKAEAILLYMGKKNGIKVTRAMVTLVDKREDDKRKTSEGMMDLFRTPVMRMRMITLMFTWFTACMAYYGLTFGARNLGGNMYLNFALSGLVEIPACVLSIYTLDRFGRRPTMTVSMLISGFACIGVVVMPNAAETTLFSAQTCLALTGKMGVCVAFTTAYLFSSELLPTVLRTTAMGVCSMSARVGGMIAPTLPPFGESISYMAFGITALVSACLDLRLPESLNKPLPETIADVEKKTVKYSTKADGGQH; translated from the exons ATGGGGATAGAGTTTGACGATGCCTTGGAGTTAGTTGGAGGATTGGGCTACATCCAGAAAATACACCTTCTAGCTCTCCTTGTCAACCAGTTATTCCATGCACCATTTATCATGACATTGGCTTTTGTCGGGAGGGAACCGACGTTTGTGTGTAAAGACCGTCCGAGCTTGAACCCTTGCCAGCTCAACCCACCCTGCCGGGAGTTTGTTTATGCCAAAGATTTCACGTCCATTGTGTCCGAG TGGGACCTTGTTTGTGAGAAGAAAAGAGACTCCGGTAACACTCAGTCCCTCGTCATGTTTGGTTTCTTGGCCGGGGTTCTCGTTCTTGGACGGACATCTGACAAGTACGGCCGACTCAAGACCTTTTTCTGGGGGTCACTAGCCATGGTCGTTGCACAGTTGGGGTCTGGGTTCTCTACAAATTTATACCAGTATGCTCTCTCAAG ATTCTTAGTTGGTTTCTTCTACGGAGGTGGAGGTTTAGCCGGCCATATACTCTTTGTGGAGGCATTGCTGCCCAAAACACGTGCACTCATCAGTACGGTCTTCCACTGTGCATTTGCAGTAGGAATCGCG GTGTTTGGATTGATGGCCTACTCTGCACCAGACTGGAGGGATTTAACCTTTCTGACTTGTGTGCCGATGATTTTCCTGTTGATCATTCCATG CATAGTACCCGAGTCTGCCCGTTGGCTCGCTATGAACGGACAAATCGACAAAGCAGAGGCAATCCTATTGTACATGGGAAAGAAAAATGGGATAAAGGTTACACGGGCCATGGTCACCCTGGTGGACAAGAGGGAAGATGATAAAAGAAAGACATCTGAGGGGATGATGGATCTCTTCAGAACCCCGGTTATGAGGATGAGAATGATAACCCTTATGTTTACatg GTTTACTGCTTGTATGGCATACTACGGTCTGACATTCGGTGCTAGGAATCTAGGCGGGAATATGTACCTGAATTTTGCTCTTTCTGGACTGGTGGAAATACCAGCATGTGTCTTGAGCATCTACACATTAGACAG GTTTGGACGCCGACCGACCATGACAGTGTCTATGTTGATTTCAGGCTTTGCCTGCATAGGAGTAGTAGTCATGCCAAATGCTGCTG AAACCACCCTTTTCTCAGCTCAGACGTGTCTGGCGCTAACCGGTAAAATGGGCGTCTGCGTCGCCTTCACTACGGCTTATTTATTCTCAAGTGAACTCCTACCGACAGTCCTCAG GACCACTGCCATGGGAGTGTGCTCAATGTCAGCTCGGGTTGGAGGAATGATTGCACCAACTCTCCCACCGTTT GGAGAGAGCATTTCCTACATGGCGTTTGGTATCACTGCATTAGTAAGCGCTTGTCTTGATCTTCGCCTACCAGAGAGTCTTAATAAACCCCTCCCAGAAACTATTGCCGACGTTGAGAAGAAAACAGTCAAGTATTCAACGAAAGCAGACGGGGGTCAACATTAG